The genome window GCGGAAGCTGCTATCACTGGTGTGCCACGGGGCGATTTTTTTTAGTACGTTACTGTTCTCGATCGGAGCGCCGATCGCTGTATTGTTAGTATCAGATGACCCCGTTGTCAAAGAAAACGCCACAGAAGCCATCAATTTTCACCTTAATGTATGGCTGTACAGCGCCGTAATTGTGGCGTTAACTGTCGTCACTTTCGGTCTTGCTGGCTTTATCCTAGTGCCCCTAGGTTATTTGCTGCACTGGGGACTGACAATAATGGCTATCCTCCACGTTTTGCAAACACCCAACCAACCTTACCGCTACCCTTTGATTTTCCGAATAGTTTAGACAGAAAATCGCGCTTCACCATCGATTTCAACAACCCGATTTCTTCAATAAGAAACCGGGTTTTTAATTGTTTTTTAACTCACATTCGTTACCTCCAACTGACCAATACACTGCTTAAGTGACAAGGAGGGTTGATTGTCGGAGACAAGATTCAGTAAAAACACTTAAAAGAAAGTTGGTTGAACTAAGCATCATCTAGTTGGGATTCCAGAAAATTCACCTAACATCATGAGTGAAATCTTCTTAATCCATAAAACATCAAAAATTAGAGCACACTCAACTATTAATTATGGTGTCTTCGCCCTGTTGCAAAGCTGTTGTGAACGCTAAGCTCATCTTTCATTGATGCCGTTTCCCGCACTATGCTAACGCCTTTGGGTTATTTCGCGGAGTTAGGGCGGATGTTCGAGTTCCGAACCATCGTTTTTGCTTTAGCTGTGCTATTTTTGCATCGGGCGATCGTTTTATTGGAATATTCCACCAATTCTATCTCTACCAGGTGTATTAAAACTTAATACAATATTTTGCCAATAAAAATCCCGCTCTTGTGGAACGGGAAAGCCATCAGGGTGCATCTATATACCCACATTCCGCACCCTCAACTGGCACACACGCAGTTGGGGTGCTCCGTCCGAGTCTCTCGTCCGAGATAATAATCAAAAATACCCGCGACCTGTTGGGTCACAATCGCATCGACCTGTTGGGGCAAGTTGAAAATTAACTGCTTTCGGGCAAATCCTAGATTCTCGATATCTAACAACACCTTCATCCGTCATAATTAACTATTAATCGACAGCAGATATTTCCAGCAGCCTGATAATTACACATCACTACTGAATCAAATATTTATGAAATTTCTGTCAGTTTTGCTCATCAAACAAACTGCTCGATCTCAGATTAATAAATAATAAGACTTACAGGAGAGCGGCAGCAAGTTCAATATAGCCATTCGCTCGGCTGTTAAATTAGAAATTTGTTGAATCCCTTGTAGGCTCACCAGATGAATTGATTGAAATATCTGGCAAATCCAACGGAGCGTCGGTCGATTAGTTTGTTTGCCCAACTGATTTTTCAATTGGGAATTAGTGCGTTGCAAACTGTGACGCAGTAACCTTTGACCTAAAGTATAGACTAACAAACACAAACCCATTACCAATGCCAAAGCTTCGATTCTTTCCGGCGACTTGAGAAATACACTGTCCGTAAAAAACAGCGGATCTTTCAAGAACCCAAACCCTCTTTCTGCTGACTGCTGTTCTTTGTATTTCACAATCATATCGTCAGGCTCTAATTGCTGAGTTTCCAGCACATTAGTGGCGAGAATAAACCTGCCACAGGCTTTGGTTTCTTTGGCGATCGCACCTGTATCTGGTTCCAGTTTTGCTTGAACTTTAAATCTCTGTTTCGAGCTGGATTTCTCGCGAGCATTTGGATCGTTAGTATTAGTCTTTACTGTAATTTCTTTGCTACTAACTTGGGTGATATTGTAAAATTTTAGTTGTTTGGATAAGCGATGAGCTGCGGCGGCAGCGTCGGCGGCACAAGCAAATTCAATTTTTGAGAGTTCTTGCAGTTTATTCTCAGCTTCAGCCTGGGCTTTTTTGAGTTTTTTTCGAGTTTTTGTCGGTCTGAATCGCGTCGCAAACTGCTCTCTACTACTAGCCATCTTTGTTCAATTCCACCATAATTACTTTTGTGTTCTGACCAGCTATATCCACTCACAGAACTGGGGGTAAATTCTGCTTCATTTAACTGAGATACCAGTTGCTGCGCTTGCTTGATACTCAACGGTACGCGGGTTAACCATCTTAAATTGGTTAACATTTCTAAGTTAGGAGCTGAATATAATGCACTATCTGCAACCATTAAACTGTCAAGGTTTAACTGTTGTTTAAACTCCTGACAAATTGATGCGAATATGGCTCGATCTGATTCATTTCCCGAACCCACCCGTAAAAATAGCGGTACAT of Oscillatoria nigro-viridis PCC 7112 contains these proteins:
- a CDS encoding DUF4870 domain-containing protein, whose amino-acid sequence is MYDSDKRKLLSLVCHGAIFFSTLLFSIGAPIAVLLVSDDPVVKENATEAINFHLNVWLYSAVIVALTVVTFGLAGFILVPLGYLLHWGLTIMAILHVLQTPNQPYRYPLIFRIV